Genomic DNA from Pungitius pungitius chromosome 12, fPunPun2.1, whole genome shotgun sequence:
TCGTCACCCAACCTGCTTGCACGAAGACAGGAAACAAAGACCTGTGGAAGCGTCAACGAATAGCTCTCCTTCCACAGAAAACCATGCCAGCTTGGAAACGCATAAGGTCGTATCCCATGCATCAACACACCATGCTTCTGCTACCTCGAGTATCGTGCCAGTCCTTGTGTCTTCAATACAAGAACCACACAGAGAAGTACTTACGTACGCAATACTGGACACACAGAGTGATTCAACGTTTGTCTTAGAAGATGTACTTGACAAATTGAATGTAGATACCCAACAAGTACAACTGAAACTGAGTACTATGACAGCTATTGACACAATCATATCGAGCAAGAACGTCCATGGTCTACAGGTTCGAGGACTGCACTCCAAGAACCACATCCAAGTACAGCAAGCCTACAGCCGTGATTTTATCCCGGTGGACAAGTCTTACGTCCCAACGAAGGAAACCGCATTACGGTGGCCGCATCTCAGACATATAGCAGATAAGCTACCACCCCTTCAAGACTGTGATGTAGGGCTCCTGATTGGATATGACTGTCCATCAGCGCTAGCTCCTCTTGAAGTTATCATTGGGGACAAAAATCAACCGTTTGCACAGAGATCAGAACTAGGATGGAGTATCATAGGCACATCAAACCCCCACCTAGACAGACAAGGAAGTCAGAGCTTTGTGCATCGGCTCACAGTAAAAGAACTGCCAAATCCATCGGCGACAGATGTTCTAAAGACCCTAGAATCGGACTTCACTGAGAGAACTTATGAAGATAAATATGTGTCTCAGAATGATGTTCGTTTCATACAGTTCCTCAGTGACAACATCACTCAGAAAAAGGACGGACATTATCAGATGCCACTCCCTTTCAAGAGCAACACGCCACCCAACCTACCAAACAATAAGAGGCTAGCAACAGTTCGCCTGCAGTGTCTTAAGAAGAAACTAAAGACCAATAAACAATATTATGATCAATACAAAACATTCATGGAAGAAACAATTAACAAGGGTGATGCAGAGCCTGTCCCTACAACAtctgagggagagacagagtggTACCTTCCGCATCACGGCATCTATCACCCCAGAAAACCAGACAAACTGAGAGTCGTATTCGACTGTTCAGCCAAATTCCATGGTGTTTCTCTAAACGACACTCTACTAACTGGGCCTGATCTTATCAATCCACTGGTAGGAGTTCTTTGCCGCTTCAGAAAGGAAGCCGTAGCGATCATCTGTGACATCAAAAGAATGTTTTATCAGTTCTCAGTCACTCCTGAATCCAGGAATTATCTGAAATTCCTCTGGTGGAAAGGTGGAGATTTGGAGAAGGAACCACAGGAATACAGGATGGCGGTTCATCTCTTCGGAGCTGCATCGTCTCCAGGATGTGCCAACTTTGGCTTGAAACATCTGGCACGGCAACACAAAGCCACCTATCCGCTAGCATCAACATTTGTGGAGAAAAACTTTTATGTTGATGACGGGCTAGTCAGTGTCCCATCGATCGAGGAAGCCAAGAAACTTATCACTGAGTCACAGGAGTTGTGCAAAAGAGGAGGCCTACGCCTTCACAAATTCAACTCAAACGAGGAAGCAGCTCTCACTTGCTTGAATCCCTCAGAAAGAGCAGCAACCATCGAACCTCTGGGACTGGATCCAACCCCGTCAGAACGTGCACTCGGCATTCAATGGTCAATTAAAACTGACACTTTCAGCTTTAATAGCAGCTTAAAAGATCAGCCTTCAACCCGGCGTGGTTGCCTTTCGGTCATTGCCTCTCTGTATGACCCACTTGGATTCATCGCTCCATTCAGCCTAACAGGAAAGCGTATACTTCAAGAGCTGTGTCACCGAGGCATCGGGTGGGATGATCCACTCCCAGAAGATATGATGCTACGGTGGGAGGAGTGGAAAAATGGTCTGCATAAGTTGAAAGAGGTTTCAATTCCGAGATGTTACCAACCGTATGACTCCCACAACATTGTTAGAGTCGAGTTGCACCATTTTTCGGATGCCAGCTGCGTAGGATACGGTGCATGTTCTTACCTCAGGTACAAAAATGACATGGATGAAGTCCATTGCAGTCTTGTGTTGGCAAAGGCAAGGGTTGCACCCTCAAACGTCACAAGCATCCCGAGGCTAGAACTCACGGCAGCTGTGGTTTCTGCAAAAGTCAGTGTCATGTTAAAGACTGAACTTGACATAAAGATTGATGAAGAATTTTTCTGGACAGATTCACAAGTTGTGCTTGGGTACATTAACAATGATGCCCGTAGGTTCCACATATTTGTCGCAAACCGCGTTCAGCTGATAAGGGATAACAGTGATCCCAGTCAGTGGCACTATGTGGACACCGCAGAAAACCCGGCAGATCATGCCTCCCGAGGTCTTCGTGCTTCAGACATTCACTCAACAAACTGGTTGCGAGGACCAAAGTTTCTCTGGGAGCGCGAATTACTTCTAACACCCAGCGCTCCATCAGAATTACTCGTTGGTGATCCGGAAGTCAAGACAATTCAGGTGCTTGCAACAGAAGTCAAAAACTACAATGACATCCTCAGACGTCTACGTCAGTTTTCTTGGACGACAATTCTTAAAGTAGTTGCAAGAATTAAGAGGCTTGGGGTTAAAATGAAACAACCCAGTGAGTATGTGACTGTTAAGGAGCGTGAGAACGCTGCAGACGAAGTGATTAAGATCATACAGCTGCAAGCCTTCCCTCAGGAGATAAAGATGCTTCAAGGTAAAAGAGACCTCCCAAACTCAAGCTCTCTTTTCCGTCTCGACCCTATCTGGTCTGAAGGACTCCTCCGTGTTGGTGGGAGATTAAAACAGTCATCACTCGGTCACAAAATCAAGCATCCAGTCATCTTACCAAATAACAGCCACATCACCAAGCTGATTGTATCCCATTTCCACGCTAAGACATGCCATCAGGGTCGAAGCCAGACTTTAATGGAGCTTCGGGCCAATGGATTCTGGATAATTGGTGGGAGCAAGTTGGTTGCAAAGCTGATACACACTTGCGTGTTTTGCAGGAAATTGCGACGGCCAACAGAGAGACAGCAAATGGCCGAACTTCCCAAAGAACGCGTTGAAGCCTCGGCACCTTTCACATACAGTGGCATGGACTGTTTTGGCCCTTTCATTGTAAAGAAAGCCCGCAAAGAATACAAAAGATATGGCTTGATTTTCACATGTCTGTACTCTAGAGCTGTTCACATCGAAATGCTTGAAGATTTGTCAACAGACTCGTTCATCAACTCATTGAGATGCTTCATCAGCCTGAGAGGAGCTGTTCAGCAACTGCACTGTGACCAAGGCTCTAATTTTGTTGGCGCCAGAAATGAGCTCAAGGAAGCACTTAAACAATGTAACACTAAACTACTGGAAACTTTCCTGACTGAGAAGCAATGCGAATTTGTCTTCAATGCTCCCTCTGACAGTCAGGCAGGAGGCGTCTGGGAACGCCAGATCAGGACTGTCAGAAATGTGCTGAATGCCACCTTTGCACAGTGCCCAGGTCGACTGGATGACGCCTCCCTGAGAACACTGCTGTATGAGGCCATGGCTATTGTTAACAGCCGCCCGTTAACAGTAGATGGAATCAATGATCCACAGGCGCCGGAGCCTATAACACCGAATCACCTCATAATGATGAAATCTAAagttgctcttcctcctcctggagTATTTGTCAAGGAGGATCTGTATGCGacaaagagatggagaagagtTCAGTATCTCATCGAACAGTTTTGGAGCCGCTGGAAAAAGGAGTATCTGCTGAACATATCTTTGAGACAGAAATGGCACTCACCTCAGCGCAACCTAAAGGTGAATGATATTGTCATTATTAAAGACGACAACCTCCCAAGAAATCAGTGGCAACTTGGACGAGTTATTGAGACTGTTCAAAGTGGTGACGGCTTAGTTCGTCGAGTCAAAGTGCAAGTTGGGGAGAGGAAACCCCATAAAAAACAAGATCCTCCCTCGAAGCCCTCAATTATTGAGAGACCAATCAAGAAATTGGTGCTCCTCCTTGAGAACTGATTGGAAAAAGGCAATTGACAACACAGCACACACTGCTTTATTAAGCATGACGTTATATAGTTATACCTCTGAATTTCAGGCTATTCATTTCTTAAGAGTCGAGAAATCCAGCACCATTCATTTACTCTTTGCTtatttgttcattcattgtACTAGGATTTGGTGGGAGTGTAAATGTCTGATTTAAATTGCAATTCTCCTACACAATATTCTATTCATGTGTTACGAAGGTCcgttctgcttttattttgaaaagctccgttttcttcttcttgtgtgtttttgtgacgcTAACTTCCTGCTACTTACCATTTG
This window encodes:
- the LOC119221673 gene encoding uncharacterized protein LOC119221673, producing MSLKDTPCRSSSRERKLTEKGQEMHDQDTRKREKAFNKTYDSWRLVARETRTKLKTLCSLEDLNELQQGIQAKHDDVSQQYEPILRNSNTTPEIVKKMDACVTLTRDICDLISGRLETINQDYNDQLEKERVRETLNKDEYGSVFGHTQTETVSSAKSPERLSNRSSSVSTHSSRVDAQAELAAKLEQSKAMKEIQAQQAHLHKLEGEWKLKEAKMLAEMKQKEVEIQQQLEQERAKLQQLQAEKDVAVAAARLRAYDDLEGFEDHDEEINDRMQTEPRLNPDAASFQPHQAVTMSQESVSLAQAIASSLSMNRLPVPEPTTFSGDPLQFTDWKMQFTALIDRKPLPQSEKMFYLKNYLVGEARKAVEGFFYRDSESAYSGAWRVLQDRYGNPFTIQKAFRDKLMRWPKISTNDPQALQQFADFLQGCTEAIPHVKGLAILNDCEENHKLLKKLPDWIVRSWSRIVVDELDTSGNYPDLACITKFLSKEARIACNPIASPWLINFKATDERSPKRAKALNTNTQAKSSVQEKQDTHVSKLKSPCSVCKSEAHNITKCPIFAAKSGEDKKAFICENRLCFGCMRKGHITKDCKRRHTCDICSRRHPTCLHEDRKQRPVEASTNSSPSTENHASLETHKVVSHASTHHASATSSIVPVLVSSIQEPHREVLTYAILDTQSDSTFVLEDVLDKLNVDTQQVQLKLSTMTAIDTIISSKNVHGLQVRGLHSKNHIQVQQAYSRDFIPVDKSYVPTKETALRWPHLRHIADKLPPLQDCDVGLLIGYDCPSALAPLEVIIGDKNQPFAQRSELGWSIIGTSNPHLDRQGSQSFVHRLTVKELPNPSATDVLKTLESDFTERTYEDKYVSQNDVRFIQFLSDNITQKKDGHYQMPLPFKSNTPPNLPNNKRLATVRLQCLKKKLKTNKQYYDQYKTFMEETINKGDAEPVPTTSEGETEWYLPHHGIYHPRKPDKLRVVFDCSAKFHGVSLNDTLLTGPDLINPLVGVLCRFRKEAVAIICDIKRMFYQFSVTPESRNYLKFLWWKGGDLEKEPQEYRMAVHLFGAASSPGCANFGLKHLARQHKATYPLASTFVEKNFYVDDGLVSVPSIEEAKKLITESQELCKRGGLRLHKFNSNEEAALTCLNPSERAATIEPLGLDPTPSERALGIQWSIKTDTFSFNSSLKDQPSTRRGCLSVIASLYDPLGFIAPFSLTGKRILQELCHRGIGWDDPLPEDMMLRWEEWKNGLHKLKEVSIPRCYQPYDSHNIVRVELHHFSDASCVGYGACSYLRYKNDMDEVHCSLVLAKARVAPSNVTSIPRLELTAAVVSAKVSVMLKTELDIKIDEEFFWTDSQVVLGYINNDARRFHIFVANRVQLIRDNSDPSQWHYVDTAENPADHASRGLRASDIHSTNWLRGPKFLWERELLLTPSAPSELLVGDPEVKTIQVLATEVKNYNDILRRLRQFSWTTILKVVARIKRLGVKMKQPSEYVTVKERENAADEVIKIIQLQAFPQEIKMLQVRQEASGNARSGLSEMC